The nucleotide window AAGATAGAAACAAACACTGCAAAGCGAACCGACCCTATCGCCACTCCAGTACGGGGGATCGATACAACCAAAAGTGAGGGAAGCCATAGGCAACCCGTGACAGCCACGCAAGCGGACACAATTCCCAAGGTGCCTGGACAGCCTCTCGGCAGTAGAACAGAAGGAGGAGCCTCAAGCACTTTGGTACCAACTCCGCAGGCGACTGGGAAAAGCGGCCTCCTGTTGGATGTCATCTCAGGGCTTGGCGAGACGCTTTCGAGCACGCAGGAATCTCCGCTTGCATCGTCTACGACCGACGGCTCTGGTCAACTGGTCAAACCTACAGGCAGTGACAGCGGCAGAGCTCCTTCCCAACCGCCAATTACTCCAGGTCAAGGTTTACCGAGCAGCACAGACACGACGTCACCACAGGTGACTGTACCGGCAGGCGGAACCGTCACAATCGGCTCAGAAACACTGACCCTTACACCCGGTCTTTCCACCACAGTTGGACCAGCTACCGACGCGACTTTCCTAGGCTTGGCGACAAACAAAAACGGTAGCACACTAGTAACAATCAGTTCGAGCGGAATAGCCATCACCGCGACCGTAAGCAATGCACCCGCCACCGTAACTCTGCCGAAAACGGGCTTCGAGGCAAGCGTGACCACCGCTGCGCGACCAGGTGACTATGCTACAAGACTGGGCGACATTCCAGGTCCAAATAAAAGCATTGGCGCTGGTAGGAGGAGTGAACTGGGCTGGTGGACAAACGCCATTTTAGGCGTTGTGGGGATTGCACTATTACTGTAGACACAACTCATAATGATGTATAACGTGCACTTATTACGTGTACACGCGTGATCACATGGTAAACTATTTAACCTGGGTATCCTCGCTTTCGACACGTCGCGATCAACTACCGCTCCCACGAAAAACCACCGAGGCCGTGTCAGCATCTGTTGTTCAACCATCAATCTCACACCGCACTTCACTCTTCACCGGATTTCACACGAAGCACTCACATCCGAGCTCTCCGAAGGCAAACTCCATTCAATTCTCCCGCTTCACCGCCATTCCCCAACAACAACCCGACGCAACTCGACATGTCTTCCGCCGCGGACAAAGCCAAAATAACCGGTACCGGTAGGGCAGCCAAGGATATGGGGTTCGACAGCTTCAAGGCCTTTTTGGAGTCGTATGGGCTGAGGGTTTGGAATCATGAGGATGTACTAGAGGGCAGGGCGATTCTGCGGGCGATGGGGTATGGCGTTGATGCGGGAACCGACGTCACTGTGGAGCGGGCGGGGTAGAACGGCAGAGGATTGTCAGGGACAACATGGCGACTCTGTAATCCGGAACGGTATCTGTGAGCTTGGAAAATGGGGAGGTTCAGGGCGTGCAGATGTGTGGTTTGGACGATGGATCATCTAATTGGGTTGGGTGGGTTAGAGCGAGTGCGAAAAGTAAGAACGGCTGCAAGGTTACAATTTCCTCTTGATCGGACTCGATTCAAGATGTCCTGCATGCTGTAAATGGCGATATATCAATACTATCATCTATTGTACAAGGTCTTATTCCTAACATCATATAGTACATGTTCCGGCTCCCCAGCCTACTCTTTCACTTGCAGATGATAGGTGCTGAGTTGGTCTTCCGTCATACGCGTCGGGCTCTTGACGAGCAAGTCCTCGCCCTTTCCACTCTTGGGGAAAGCAATGACGTCCCGAACGCTCTCCCTATGACACAGGACTGCCATCAGCCTGTCCCATCCCAGCGCAATACCCGCGTGGGGAGGGCATCCGCTTCTTAGCACGTCGAGTAGGTGTCTGAAGTCTTCTACACGCTCAGGCTTCATCTTGAGGATATCCTTGAAAATGAACTCTTGCACGGCAGCTGAGTGAATACGGCGACTGCCACCACCAAGCTCAACACCATTGACGACGATGTCGTAGTGAGCTGCTTTGGCGGCGGAGGGATCTGTGAGGAGTAGCTCTACGTCTTCTGGTGTTTTTGGTGCGGTAAACGGGTGGTGTGTTGATGAGAAGCCTGCTTCGCCACCCTGACCTGGCTCGCTGTCCGAAGATGGGGTGAACAAGGGGAAGTCTGTGATCCAGACGAACTTGTAGTCCGAATTTTCGGGTGCAGTCATAAGACCTTGGGCTATGGCTGCTTTGTGGAGTGCGAGACGCAGGTTTCCGAGCATGGTTGACCCGCCTGAGAAGGGCGCGTTGGGTCGGGCTTG belongs to Pyrenophora tritici-repentis strain M4 chromosome 10, whole genome shotgun sequence and includes:
- a CDS encoding DUF3246 domain containing protein, with the protein product MFLSPDLFTDHVLSTITTVFLQHVVPTNATTPIYHIPTSIATQKYNDPGLVENTWGGLWVLDPCMLSFDPKSCNGRGIPEIPTATGWYDTGVNSLLIGVHTQTDVVITTTRPTIIKIETNTAKRTDPIATPVRGIDTTKSEGSHRQPVTATQADTIPKVPGQPLGSRTEGGASSTLVPTPQATGKSGLLLDVISGLGETLSSTQESPLASSTTDGSGQLVKPTGSDSGRAPSQPPITPGQGLPSSTDTTSPQVTVPAGGTVTIGSETLTLTPGLSTTVGPATDATFLGLATNKNGSTLVTISSSGIAITATVSNAPATVTLPKTGFEASVTTAARPGDYATRLGDIPGPNKSIGAGRRSELGWWTNAILGVVGIALLL